The segment AGGCGAGATTTTATATAAAAACTATCTCGTAAGAGAGTAAGATTAAGTTAGAAATTTAAAACGAATGTTCAACTTTTTTGCAACATAAGCGCCGGTCCCTTCATGACTAGATATTCGAATTTCGTTGGAGAATGAGTGGACAGTACGGAAATTAAAAAGTTTCGTATTCGATTGCGAAGGAATAAGCCATGTCGAAAGAAAGAATCGTCCAGCCGTTCGCTCATTTCAAGAAAACGGCAAATATCAACCTCAAAGATTATAAGGCATTATACAAAGAATCAATAGAGAACCCTAAAAAATTCTGGGCCAGAGAAGCTTCTACCAGACTTACCTGGTTCAAAAAATGGACTAAAGTTTTAGATCACGATTTTAAGAATGCAAAAGTAAAATGGTTCGAAGGAGGCAAGATCAATGTCTCTTATAATTGCCTCGACCGTTATATAGACACTCCTTTAAAGAATAAAGCCGCGATCATCTGGGAAGGTGATAATCCGCAGGAATCCAAAACTTATACGTACTACGATCTGTATCGTGAAGTGAATAAGTTTGCAAACGTTCTAAAAAATTCAGGAATCAGAAAAGGCGATGTGGTCATGGTCTATCTGCCTATGATCCCGGAACTCGCCATTTCAATTCTTGCATGTACTCGGATAGGAGCGATTCACTCGGTAGTATTCGGGGGTTTTTCTCCGGAGGCTCTACAAAGTAGAATCGAAGATTGTAAACCAAGACTGATCGTAACTTCCGACGGCGGTTATAGAGGTGGAAAAAGTCTAGACCTCAAAAAAGCTGTGGATACTGCCTTGGATCAATCTTCTGAAAAAGTAAATAATGTGATCGTTGTCAGGAGAACCGGACAAGAAACAGAACTAAATTGGAAAGAAGAAAGAGATCGTTGGTGGCATTATCTGATGAATGATCCAAATCTCCCTGCTTATTGTAAGCCGGAACAAATGGATTCGGAAGATCCTTTGTTCATTCTATACACTTCAGGTTCTACAGGAAAACCTAAAGGAGTTCTTCATACAACTGGAGGGTATCTTCTCGGGGTCAATATGACCTTTCATTATGTTTTCGATATCAAACCTACGGACACTTATTGGTGTACTGCTGATATTGGTTGGGTAACTGGTCATAGTTATTTAGTGTATGGCCCACTTTCTAACGGAGCTACTTCTATCATGTTTGAAGGAGTTCCTACATATCCTGATGTGGGAAGATTCTGGGATGTGATCGATAAACATGGAGTCTCAGTGTTCTACACGGCACCTACTGCTATTCGTTCTTTGATGAGAGAAGGAACAGATCCTATCGAAAAAAGAAACTTAAGCAGTCTTAGATTGATCGGATCTGTTGGAGAACCGATTAACCCGGAAGCTTGGGAATGGTATTTTAAACATGTTGGAAAATCCAAATGCCCCATCGTAGACACTTGGTGGCAGACAGAAACTGGAGCGATCATGATCTCTCCTTTGCCTGGAGCGATCGCTCAAAAACCAGGTTCTGCCACTCTTCCATTCTTCGGAGTACAACCTGTCTTATTGGATGATGAAGGAAAAGAGATCAACTCTAAGGGAGAAGTTTCAGGAAACCTAGCGATTAAATCTCCTTGGCCTTCTATGATGAGAGGAGTATTTAAGGATCCAAAAAGATTTTTCGATACCTACTTCTCCATTTATAAAGGTTACTATTTTACAGGAGACGGAGCAAGAAGGGACAAAGACGGATATTATTGGATCACAGGCCGAGTGGACGATGTGATTAACGTATCAGGCCACAGGATAGGCTCCGCAGAAGTCGAAAGTGCACTTGTAGAAAATCTTTCCGTAGCGGAAGCCGCAGTTGTAGGATTTCCACATGATATCAAGGGCCAGGGAATTTATGCCTATGTCACAGTGAAAGAAGGTGTGACCACGAACGATTCTCTTAAAAAAGAACTGATCGCCACCGTGGAAAAAATGATCGGAAAGATCGCAAGACCTGACGTGATTCATTGGGCCCCCGGACTTCCTAAAACCAGATCCGGAAAAATTATGAGAAGGATCCTTCGAAAAATTGCATCCGGTGAGTTCGAAGGTTTGGGAGATATCTCCACCCTAGCCGATCCAAGTGTAGTAGAAAAATTAATAGATGATAAGAAGAAGTATCACAGTTGAGTAGAATCGGTCCGCAAAGAATCGTATGTTTAACTGAAGAGACTACGGAACTTCTCTATTTATTAGGGGAAGAAGATCGGATTGTGGGAATCTCTGCATACACCGAAAGACCTCCCCAAGCCAAAGAAGAAAAACCTAGGGTCTCCGCTTTTATTAACGGAAACATAAAGAGGATCAAGGATTTAGATCCGGATCTGGTCATCGGTTTTTCGGATATCCAAGCACAACTATCTCATGATCTGGTAAAAGAAGGTCTGAACGTTCTCATCACCAACCAAAGAAGTTTAGAAGAAATTTTCCAAACTATTTTGATGGTAGGATCGCTGATCGGAAAATCGGAACAGGTTTCTAAGCTTGTCGAATCATATAAGAAAAAATTAAACGAGATCAAAGAACGTTCTTCTTCTAAACCTAAACTCAAAGTCTTTTTCCAAGAATGGGATCATCCAATCATCACCGGGATCAGATGGGTTTCGGAATTATTGGAGATTGTAGGAGCAGTAGATTGTTTCGCAAATTTGAAAGAAAAATCCTTGGCCAAGGATAGGATTGTAAGCCTCCATGAAGTGGCAGACGCAAAGCCGGATCTAATCATCGGAAGTTGGTGTGGAAAACCTATGGATTTTGAATGGGTCCGTACCAGAGAAGAATGGAAAGACATTCCTGCGATCAAAAACGATAAAATTTTCGAAATGGACCCAGCAATCATTTTGCAACCGGGACCAGCATTATTCGAAGAAGGTATCCTGGAAATGGATCGAATCTTGGAAGAAGTAAGATCTTCTATTTCTTAAAATCCAAAAGTAATATTAGGCGAATTTAATAAATCAAAATCAAATCAGCCGGAAGGTGAATGATGAATTCCATGGTAAATTCCGCGATCTCTAAAGAATCGTCTATCGCGAAAATCTGGACGAATGGTGCTATCGTAATCAACAGGATCCGCTTAGGACTGGTGCTTCTTTTTATTCTTACCCTGATCGGAGTTTCTAAAACAAATCATCCAACGCAAGTGATCGCTCATTCCGTCGGAACAGGTTTGATGGCAGTATATTGTATCTTCGAATTTTTCTTAGCGCGAGGAGGAAGAGTAGGAATCATATTCCAAAAGACATTGGTTATTCTGGATGTAATCATCCTTTCTGCGATCATGGCTGCCGACTGTAGTATCGATGCGATCGTAGCAAGAGATACTCTTGCAAACATGATCCTATTCTTCATATATTTTTATATCATGATCTATTCTTCCTTATTGGGAGAAAAAAAGTTCGTTCTACTTATCGGACTATTGACTGCAATCGGAGTTGCAATCGCACTTTATGTAGGCTGGAAGAATGGACTCGTATTGACTGAGAATGCAAGCAAATCGAAAGATCCGGATACTCTGATCTTCTCCGTTCAGATCGTGAAGATCGGTTTTATGATCACTGCAAGTGTGATCTTGTACCAATTGATGCGCTTATTCGAAAACCTAACTACGGAAGGCTCTAGACTATTCGGAGAATCGCAAGTATTCTTAACTCAGATACAAGAGAACCAGATCATCATTCGTAACTCTGCGGAAAATTTAGAAACATCTATCAACGAATTTGCAGGTTATATCGCAAGGACCGGAGAAAAAATGGAATCCCAAGCGGCAGCCTTGGAAGAAGTTAACGCAGTATTAGAAGAACTTTCTGCTTCTTCTATCAATAATACTCAATCGATTGAAACTCAAAATGAAGGTATTTCGGGGCTCGCTTCTAAATCCCAAAAGTTAGGAGGTATCATAGGAGACATTACCGAATACAGCGAAACACTTTCCGTGTTTGCTGAAGAAAATAAAGCGGATATGGAGAATGTGACAATTGCTGCCGAAAGAACAAATTCCTATCTTGCAGATATTGCAAGCTCATTCAACAAAGTAGATGAGATCAATCAGATCATGGGAGAGATTGCGGATAAAACAAACCTTCTCGCATTAAATGCATCGATAGAAGCTGCAAGAGCGGGAGTGGCAGGAAGAGGGTTTGCAGTTGTGGCCAATGAAGTCAGCAAACTCGCAGACTTCACTTCGGAAAATGCAAAATCGATTTCTTCCATCGTCAAACAATCCCAGAGTTTTATCAACGAGGCAAAGGTAGCTTCCGCAGAAACGGGAGACCTGACAGAAAAACAAAAATCCAAACTAATTCAAACAACCGATAAGATCGTGAAAATGAACGATCTTTATAAGGAGCAAAAATTCATTCTGAAAAGTTTCCTAAATGAATTGGACACGATCAAGTCTGCTTCTACGGATATTCTGGAATCTACCAAGGAGCAAACCCTGGGACAGAACGAACTAATGAAGACAATGAGCCAGTTGGAAAAAGACATAAACGAGATCAGCGAAGAATCCACCAAACTAAACACCGAAATCGATAAGATCAATAGACAGGCTTCAGAGTTAAGGGTATTAAGCGGACATTCTTCCGAATAAAAGAACTCTAACGTTAGTCTGACTAGGGAAATTCCGTCTATTCTGAAAGATCTTTACCGATCTTTCGAGGCCCTTCGTATTCAGACGAAAACATCTGCCTCCGATAATGATCTTAATCGAGGTAAGAATGGAAACTTCTCATCTAAAAACGGAGTCCACGATCCTACAAATCTGGAAGAACGGGGCTATCGTAATCAACAGGATCCGACTGGGTCTAGTCTTACTTTTTATTCTTTCCTTGGCGGGAGCTTATAAAAGTTTTCAACCATTACAATTTATGGTCCACGCTGGCGGTACAGCTTTCATGGGTCTCTACTGCATTTTCAATTTTGTAGCAAATCGTAAAAGGAATATGTCTATCGGGTTTCATAAACTTTTTGTGTTATTCGATGTGAATGTCCTAAGCGCTACTTTGATCTTAGACACTTTCGTTTCTCCGGACGTAGCTGCAGGAACTTTAAAGAACGTAGTATTATTCTTCATTTATTTTTATATCATGATCTATTCCTGTCTTTTGGGAGAAAGGATCTTCGTTTTAATCGTTGGAGCATTCTCCACTGCCGGCGCGATAGTCGCTCTTGTATGTGCTCTCAAAAACGGTGCTGGATTCGTAATGGATCCGGAAGCAGCCAAACTTCCTTATAATTTAAGCGCTTCTACAGAGATTATAAAACTCGCATTCATATTCGTAGCGAGTGTGATACTCGCTCAATTGATGAGATTGTTTTTAAGACTAACGGTGGAAGGGAACCGCCTCTATAGTGATTCTAAAGACCTGCTGGAAAAATTAAGTGAAAACCAGGCGATCATCAAAGATTCCGCGATCAGCTTAGAAGATTCTATCGTTAAATTTGCAGAATTTATCAATCGTACCGGAGAAAAGATGGAATCCCAAGCTGCCGCCTTGGAAGAGGTAAACGCAGTATTGGAAGAACTTTCTGCCGCTTCTACAAATACTTCTAGATCTATAGAATCACAGAATGCAAGTTTGAGCGAGCTTGCGGATGATTCTAAAAAATTAGGAGAGATAGTTTCGAATATCACAGGTTATAGCGAGGCACTCTCTTCATTCGCAAATGATAATAAAGCTGATATGGAGAACGTCACGATCGCCGCTGAAAAAACGAAATCCTATCTGGCAGATATCGCAGGCTCCTTTGACAAAGTGGATCAAATCAATCAGATCATGGGAGAGATTGCGGATAAAACAAACCTTCTCGCATTAAATGCATCCATAGAAGCTGCAAGGGCGGGGGAAGCGGGAAGAGGATTTGCCGTAGTGGCAAACGAGGTCAGCAAACTGGCAGACTTCACTTCGGAAAATGCAAAATCCATCTCTGCAATTGTGAGACAGTCCCAAAATTTTATCCATGAAGCAAAAAGCGCTTCTGCGGAAACGGGAGATCTGACCGAAAAACAAAAATTTAAAATCCTCGAAACTTCTGATAGGATCGTTCAGATGAACAAACTGTATCTGGAGCAGACAAAAATTATCCGTAAGTTCTTAAGTGAATTGGAAAGTATCAAATCTGTTTCCAATGAGATCCATGAATCTGAAAAAGAACAGTCTTTAGGTCAAAAGGAAATGATCCGGACCATGTCCCAATTAGAAAAAGATATTAATGAAATTAACGAGGATTCATCCAGCTTAAACTCAGAGATTGACCGGATCAAAACAAAAGCTTCCGAGCTAAAAGTATTGAGCAATAATTCCTAAGTCCTTTTCGTTTCCTTCTTCTTTACAATCGGACCCATATTTCGATATATGGAATTTATTCCGATTCAAAGGAGAAGGATATGGGGACTAAAGTAAAAGCTGCAGTTATCGGAGGCACAGGTCTCTATAGTCTGGACGGAATGGAACTAGTCGAAGAAGTTCTTCCGGAGACCCCTTGGGGCAAACCTTCCGACACGATCAAGATCGGAAAAATTCACGACAAACTAATCGCATTCTTACCTCGCCACGGAGTGGGACATTTTATCATGCCACACGAAGTCCCGATGAAGGCAAATATCTGTGCGCTTAAAATTTTAGGCGTAGAAGAGATTGTGGCATTCAGCTCGGTCGGAAGTTTGAGAGAAGAGATCAAACCTTTGGATTTTGTTCTCCCAAGCCAGATCATCGACAGAACCAGAGGAAGAGAGTCCACATTCTTTGGAAAAGGTGTAGTGGCCCATGCTCCTTTCGCAGATCCTTTTTCCAAAAATCTAAGCGATCGAATTAATCAAGCAGCTGCAAAAATAAATCTTCAGATCCATCAAAACAAAACTCTGGTTTGTATGGAAGGTCCTCTATTCTCCACAAGAGCGGAATCTCATATGTATCGTTCTTGGGGAGGAGACATTATCAATATGAGCGTTCTTCCGGAAGCGAAACTTGCAAGAGAAGCAGAGATTGCTTACCAAATGATCTGTATGTCCACAGATTACGATTGTTGGAGAGAGAATGAAGAAGCTGTGACCGCGGAAATGGTGATGGCAAACCTAGGAAAGAATGCGGAGAATGCCAAAAAACTTTTAAGCGCTTTGATTCCTGCTCTCGGGAACGGAGACGATCTAAGTTTAAAGAATAGTACTAAGTATTCGATTATCACTGCTCCGGAGCGCAGAAACCCGGACACTGTTGCGAAACTGAAAGTATTGTTCCCAGATTATCTCTGAGAATTAGATTTTCTCCGGTTTCTATGAACCGATTCTAAAATTTTCGCTAGTCCTTTTTGGTACTCGGGAAAGAAGGAGAGATTATTATGATTTCCTCCTTCTATTTCCAAAAATTCTATCTTTACTCCTGATTCCAAAGCAGTTTTGAATAATTTCTTTCCTTGTCTAAAAGGAACAATCTCATCTTCATTTCCATGTATGATTGTCACAGGAGAATGTAATTTTCCGATCTTATTCTCGGACTTGAGAGAATAAGCCAAGAACCATTCTGGCACGAATGGATAATATTCTTTTGCCAGATCTGCCAGAGAAGTATAAGGAGTTTCTAATATAATATAGCCAGGATTTGTTTTGGTCCCCAAATCCACAACAACGCCGGTCCCGATAGATCTTCCGTAAAGGATGATCTCGTTTTCTTTTTTTAACTTATCCGTTTTCAGATATTCGTACCAACGCTCCGCATCCTGGTACATTCCCTTCTCGCTTAGTTTCGCTCTACTTTTACCATAACCTCTATAATCGGTCATGAGAAGATCCCAGCCTCTAGGAACAAAGTCCTCGGCGATACCTCCCCAACTTCTTAAACTTCCTGCATTCCCATGAAAATACAGAACCGTTCCTTTAGAAGGACCTTGGGCGGGGAAGAATAATGCGTATATCTTCTCTCCGTTTTCCAACTCCAAAGAAACTTCCTGAAACGTATATGGAAAAGAGAAATGAAAGTCCTCGGGCAAATTTTCAGGGAAGAAGATCAGCTTATCTTGATTCGAATACAATAAGCCGAAGAGTCCCAGAAAAATGATAAGTATGACCGAGAGAAGATATAACATAAACTTTTGGATTTTCATTTGGCCTTAATATCCCTGGACCAAAGTTCCTTTCCTGCAGAATCAAAAACTCTAAACACTAAGCTCCTTTGTTTTAAAGGACCTGTGATCTCTATCGTTCCAAAATTCCTTTTATCATCCACCATAGTACCTTCGATCCTTAATGGATTTTTTTCGGTAATCGGCGCATGAGTGGAAGAAGTCAAAGGTGAAACGGTAAAATCATATAGAGGATATTCGAATCCGTCCTGGATATATGATAATTCCGTAAAGTGTCTATCTCCGGTCAAAAATACCAGGTTTTTTATCTTCAATTTGGAAATTTTGGAAAGAAGTTTTTCCCTTTCTTCGGTATAAGTGGAGTAATTTTCAAACACGGATAAGGGATTTAATACCTGACCTCCCACTACGACAAATTTAAAAGTCGCTTTGGAAAACGCTAAACCATTCACCAACCAATCTAATTGTTCCTCTCCAAAGAACGATCTGGATCCTGTTTTATTATCGTTTGCTGTCCTAAAACTACGATCATCCATCAAAAAGAATTGGGCATCTCCCCAAGTGAAAGAACCGTATATTCCTTTTTTTGAATAGTTTGAGTTTGCCCAAAATAGTTTGAAAATTTCTTCTGCAGTAGCTCCCATCCAAAAGGAAGCATCCCCATCGTTCGGTCCCCAATCATGATCGTCCCAAACCGCATAGTGATGAACATTCGCAAGTAAAGGTTGGAGTTCGGCTAAAGATCTCTGTTCCGTATAACGATAAATGAATCCCGTCCGAGATTCCCAATCCGGTTCTCTTAGATAAATATTATCTCCCATCCAGAGCATAAAGTCCGGATTTTGAGCGGAGATGGATCGGTAGATAAAATACTCTCCTCCGTACGGTTTCGCTTGGGTATCATACTTAGGATCGTTTACGAATGCGCAACTTCCTAAAGCAAATTTAATATCTGGAGGACCAGTTGATTTTCCTATCCAAATAGGTTGTGTTCTAAATTTCTGTTCAGACTTAGGTTCTTGGTATTTTCCATTTATATAAATTATATATTCATATGTCTTTCCTGGTTCCAATACGTCGGCGATCAGATGGGCGACATTTCCCTTATGATGTTCAGTATTCACTTCTCTAGTTATGTGGCTTTGTTCGGGACTTCCGGAAATAAAATATTTCGCATATACTTTAGAAGGATTCTTAGTCTGGACCCAAATTTTCACTTCCTTATGAGTCGAGTAACCTAACATCGGCCCCGATTGGATACTAGAAGGCGAAGCTGTGTCGGTTGACTGACTTTTTCCATAAATTGCAAAATCGATGTAAAAGAATCCAAACAGTAAAATCAACAAAGAGGTGGATGATAAAAGCAATCTGCGTCTCATTGTCATGAAATATCTTGAAGCCTTAGGCTTCTTTCAAATCAAAAAAAGGGAAAAACGGAAATGACGAGGGGAGATTCTAGAAAACTCAGATGGAGACTGACCTTAGGCCTGGAGCTATTAACTTCCGTTCTTGCTGTTCCTTTGGCCGTTCTATTTATTATCGCTGCTGGAGCGTATGACTTCAATAAGGCGATCGCCTTGATCGGATCCTCCACAGTCTCATTGACCACATCCTATTTTTTCCCTACGCTCCGATTTTTGTATTTAGGAAGACTATTATCCAACCTGGAACCCAATAATTGGGAAAAGTTGAACACAAAAGGAAAGGTAGAAGTAAAGAAAAAACTTCTGAACTTCCCGTTGCTCAACACCGGATTTTATATAGTGCAGTGGAGTTATGGAATTCCTACCGCTTGGAAAATCATGCATCTTTTCTTTATTCCGGAATTCTTTGAGTCGGCTCCATTTTTGCTCTTACCTCTGATCATTTATCCTACATTAGGAATTTCTCATTTCTTTTTGACCGAATCGGTACTTTCAGAAGTATTAGAATCTGATAAATTGAACGGACTTTCCTTGGAAGAAAAGGAAATTCGTAAAGTTTCTATCTTTACTAGGATCATTTCTACGATCGCATCTATCGCGTTATTACCTGTTGTGATTTTTGGTTATCTTTTATTAGAAGAGACATCCGGTTGGTTGAAACTGGGCGATGTTACATTAGCGCTTTCTCTCACCATACTGTTTATGGTCATCACTCTTACTATTGCTTCCTATCTATTAGCGTCTAGTATTCGTAGGAACTCCAAAAATATGATGAACGCATTTACTGAAATGTCCCAAGGTGAGTTGGAAATCCTGCTTCCTATGGTTTCTACGGACGAGTTGGGTAGAAGTAGCAAGATGCTGAACGATTTTGTGAAACGACTTAGAATCGTTGTTAAAACGGTAATCAAGGAATCCGAAAAACTTTCTCAAAGTTCCAAAGTATTAGAAGGAAAAACAAAAGACCTTTCCATAAAGATGCAAGAGCAAGCCGCTTCTACCGAACAAATGAGTTCAGGGGTAGAAGAAATTGCAGCATCCATTCATTCTACTTCCTCCAGGGCAGAAAGCCAGTCTAACACTGTAGAACAGGCAACAGCTTCTCTTGCAGAATTAGAAGATAGAATTCGTAATGTTCATATTTCTCTTATGGATACAAAAAACGACGCGGAAAGAATGAGATTAGAAACTTCTAATGGAGAATCAGCTTTACAATCAACCCGAGATGCAATGGCGGAAATAGAATCTAATACTGCTAAAATGGAAGCGAGTGTAAATGTAATCCATGAGATTACCGATCGAATCGGACTTCTTTCCTTAAACGCTGCCATAGAAGCTGCACGTGCAGGAGAAGCAGGAAAAGGATTTGCAGTAGTAGCTCAGGAAATTTCCAAACTGGGAGAACAAACTCAAGAGAATGCAAAAAGGATCCGAGCAACATTAGCGGAAGCGGTAAAGGCGACCAACTCAGGAAGAGAAGTTTTAGGAAATACCGAAGTTGCTTTCAGAAGGATTGGAGATACAGCACAAAACACTTCAGAAAGGATCCTACAGGTTTCTTCTTTATCAGAATCTCAATTGGTCGCAAGTGCTCAGGTAAAAAATGCTTTCTCGGATCTAATCCGTTCCGCGGAAGAGATCCGAAATCATACAAAGGAACAATCCCAAACTTCTTTAGAATTTTCTAAAACGATTGGAAGTATTTCGGAAGCCACCGAATTTTTGAACGGGATAGTGAACGATATAGACTCTCTTGCGGAAAAGCTGGCTCAACAAGCAAGTTCTTTGAAAAAAGAAGTAGAGTTTTTTAAAGTTTAATTCAGTTTTTAGGAAGAAGCACCTTAAACACGGTCTTTCCAGGTTTAGAGTTAAACTCTATTCGCCCGCCGTGTTTTAAGACAATCCTTCTGGAAATATCCAGGCCTAGCCCACTACCTTCTCCAGGAGCCTTAGTGGTATAAAAAGGATCGAATATTTTCGATTTAATGTCCGCGGGAATACCGGGACCGTTATCCGAAACCAAAACGGAAACATCCGTGTCTGAATCCAAAATGGAAATTTTGATCTTTCCTTTAAACTGCATGGCTTGTAAGGAATTGTAAATTAAGTTTGTCCAAACCTGAATCAAATCATCCGGATACGCGTAGATGATCGGCCTTGCTTGGAAGTCCAATTCTACCTCAACTCCATTCTTGATCTGGTTATGATAGATTGTAAGAACGGTTTCTATATTTTCTGCAAGATCCGTTTCAATCTTTCCTTCTCCCGAATCGATATGGGCAAAACTTTTAAGAGCATAAACAATTTTAGAAGTTCTATCCACCGCCAAACGAATGGACGCAGCGTTCTTATATGTTTGGATCTCTTCGATCGCAAAATCCAATAGTGCAAGATTCGTCTTGGATTCGAAAATTTCAGGGAATTCTTCTGTGGAATGATATAATCCTACATCCATCAATCTGTCGGCTAGATCATAAGGATTTTCGAAACCAAGTTCGCTCAGTTTATTCTTTAATTTTTTGAGAACATTCCTTCTTTCTTCTCTTGATACCTGAATTTCTTTATTGGAAATTCCAGCGCGAATAAATTCCGATAGTCGTTTAATATAACTCGGTTCCGCTTCCGCAAAGAATGGACCCAACTTTTTCAAACGTTCAGGAGAAGAATCTAAATAAGCTCTCAATTCACCGCTCAAAGCAGAAATTGCTCCTAATGGGTTATTGATCTCATGGGCGATACCTGCAACCAACTGTCCGAGGGCTGCCATCTTTTCGGAAAGGATAAGTTGGTCCTGGGTCTTTTTCAAATTATCCAAAGCAGAAGCCAATTCGGAAGTTCGGATACGAACTGCATTTTCTAATTCTTCCTTTGCTTCTCTTCTTTCTGAATTTAATAATAACTGAGTGACTTGTTCTGCAACTGTGACTATA is part of the Leptospira neocaledonica genome and harbors:
- the acs gene encoding acetate--CoA ligase, encoding MSKERIVQPFAHFKKTANINLKDYKALYKESIENPKKFWAREASTRLTWFKKWTKVLDHDFKNAKVKWFEGGKINVSYNCLDRYIDTPLKNKAAIIWEGDNPQESKTYTYYDLYREVNKFANVLKNSGIRKGDVVMVYLPMIPELAISILACTRIGAIHSVVFGGFSPEALQSRIEDCKPRLIVTSDGGYRGGKSLDLKKAVDTALDQSSEKVNNVIVVRRTGQETELNWKEERDRWWHYLMNDPNLPAYCKPEQMDSEDPLFILYTSGSTGKPKGVLHTTGGYLLGVNMTFHYVFDIKPTDTYWCTADIGWVTGHSYLVYGPLSNGATSIMFEGVPTYPDVGRFWDVIDKHGVSVFYTAPTAIRSLMREGTDPIEKRNLSSLRLIGSVGEPINPEAWEWYFKHVGKSKCPIVDTWWQTETGAIMISPLPGAIAQKPGSATLPFFGVQPVLLDDEGKEINSKGEVSGNLAIKSPWPSMMRGVFKDPKRFFDTYFSIYKGYYFTGDGARRDKDGYYWITGRVDDVINVSGHRIGSAEVESALVENLSVAEAAVVGFPHDIKGQGIYAYVTVKEGVTTNDSLKKELIATVEKMIGKIARPDVIHWAPGLPKTRSGKIMRRILRKIASGEFEGLGDISTLADPSVVEKLIDDKKKYHS
- a CDS encoding cobalamin-binding protein, which produces MSRIGPQRIVCLTEETTELLYLLGEEDRIVGISAYTERPPQAKEEKPRVSAFINGNIKRIKDLDPDLVIGFSDIQAQLSHDLVKEGLNVLITNQRSLEEIFQTILMVGSLIGKSEQVSKLVESYKKKLNEIKERSSSKPKLKVFFQEWDHPIITGIRWVSELLEIVGAVDCFANLKEKSLAKDRIVSLHEVADAKPDLIIGSWCGKPMDFEWVRTREEWKDIPAIKNDKIFEMDPAIILQPGPALFEEGILEMDRILEEVRSSIS
- a CDS encoding methyl-accepting chemotaxis protein encodes the protein MVNSAISKESSIAKIWTNGAIVINRIRLGLVLLFILTLIGVSKTNHPTQVIAHSVGTGLMAVYCIFEFFLARGGRVGIIFQKTLVILDVIILSAIMAADCSIDAIVARDTLANMILFFIYFYIMIYSSLLGEKKFVLLIGLLTAIGVAIALYVGWKNGLVLTENASKSKDPDTLIFSVQIVKIGFMITASVILYQLMRLFENLTTEGSRLFGESQVFLTQIQENQIIIRNSAENLETSINEFAGYIARTGEKMESQAAALEEVNAVLEELSASSINNTQSIETQNEGISGLASKSQKLGGIIGDITEYSETLSVFAEENKADMENVTIAAERTNSYLADIASSFNKVDEINQIMGEIADKTNLLALNASIEAARAGVAGRGFAVVANEVSKLADFTSENAKSISSIVKQSQSFINEAKVASAETGDLTEKQKSKLIQTTDKIVKMNDLYKEQKFILKSFLNELDTIKSASTDILESTKEQTLGQNELMKTMSQLEKDINEISEESTKLNTEIDKINRQASELRVLSGHSSE
- a CDS encoding methyl-accepting chemotaxis protein yields the protein METSHLKTESTILQIWKNGAIVINRIRLGLVLLFILSLAGAYKSFQPLQFMVHAGGTAFMGLYCIFNFVANRKRNMSIGFHKLFVLFDVNVLSATLILDTFVSPDVAAGTLKNVVLFFIYFYIMIYSCLLGERIFVLIVGAFSTAGAIVALVCALKNGAGFVMDPEAAKLPYNLSASTEIIKLAFIFVASVILAQLMRLFLRLTVEGNRLYSDSKDLLEKLSENQAIIKDSAISLEDSIVKFAEFINRTGEKMESQAAALEEVNAVLEELSAASTNTSRSIESQNASLSELADDSKKLGEIVSNITGYSEALSSFANDNKADMENVTIAAEKTKSYLADIAGSFDKVDQINQIMGEIADKTNLLALNASIEAARAGEAGRGFAVVANEVSKLADFTSENAKSISAIVRQSQNFIHEAKSASAETGDLTEKQKFKILETSDRIVQMNKLYLEQTKIIRKFLSELESIKSVSNEIHESEKEQSLGQKEMIRTMSQLEKDINEINEDSSSLNSEIDRIKTKASELKVLSNNS
- the mtnP gene encoding S-methyl-5'-thioadenosine phosphorylase; the encoded protein is MGTKVKAAVIGGTGLYSLDGMELVEEVLPETPWGKPSDTIKIGKIHDKLIAFLPRHGVGHFIMPHEVPMKANICALKILGVEEIVAFSSVGSLREEIKPLDFVLPSQIIDRTRGRESTFFGKGVVAHAPFADPFSKNLSDRINQAAAKINLQIHQNKTLVCMEGPLFSTRAESHMYRSWGGDIINMSVLPEAKLAREAEIAYQMICMSTDYDCWRENEEAVTAEMVMANLGKNAENAKKLLSALIPALGNGDDLSLKNSTKYSIITAPERRNPDTVAKLKVLFPDYL
- a CDS encoding alpha/beta hydrolase — protein: MKIQKFMLYLLSVILIIFLGLFGLLYSNQDKLIFFPENLPEDFHFSFPYTFQEVSLELENGEKIYALFFPAQGPSKGTVLYFHGNAGSLRSWGGIAEDFVPRGWDLLMTDYRGYGKSRAKLSEKGMYQDAERWYEYLKTDKLKKENEIILYGRSIGTGVVVDLGTKTNPGYIILETPYTSLADLAKEYYPFVPEWFLAYSLKSENKIGKLHSPVTIIHGNEDEIVPFRQGKKLFKTALESGVKIEFLEIEGGNHNNLSFFPEYQKGLAKILESVHRNRRKSNSQR
- a CDS encoding alkaline phosphatase D family protein translates to MRRRLLLSSTSLLILLFGFFYIDFAIYGKSQSTDTASPSSIQSGPMLGYSTHKEVKIWVQTKNPSKVYAKYFISGSPEQSHITREVNTEHHKGNVAHLIADVLEPGKTYEYIIYINGKYQEPKSEQKFRTQPIWIGKSTGPPDIKFALGSCAFVNDPKYDTQAKPYGGEYFIYRSISAQNPDFMLWMGDNIYLREPDWESRTGFIYRYTEQRSLAELQPLLANVHHYAVWDDHDWGPNDGDASFWMGATAEEIFKLFWANSNYSKKGIYGSFTWGDAQFFLMDDRSFRTANDNKTGSRSFFGEEQLDWLVNGLAFSKATFKFVVVGGQVLNPLSVFENYSTYTEEREKLLSKISKLKIKNLVFLTGDRHFTELSYIQDGFEYPLYDFTVSPLTSSTHAPITEKNPLRIEGTMVDDKRNFGTIEITGPLKQRSLVFRVFDSAGKELWSRDIKAK